From the Phreatobacter oligotrophus genome, the window GACAACATGCAGGTGGCGAACTGCACCACGCCGGCGAACTACTTCCACATCCTGCGCCGGCAGCTGAAGCGCGAGATCCGCAAGCCGCTGATCCTGATGACGCCGAAGTCGCTGCTGCGCCACAAGCGCGCCGTGTCGCGGCTCGACGAGCTGGTCACCGGCACCTCGTTCCACCGCGTTCTGTGGGACGATGCGCAGGTGCTCCCGGGTCAGGAGACGAAGCTGGTGGAGGACAAGAAGATCCGCCGGGTCATCGTCTGCTCCGGCAAGGTCTACTATGACCTCTACGAGGACCGCATCAAGCGCGGCATCGACGACGTCTACATCATGCGCGTCGAGCAGCTCTATCCCTTCCCGCTGAAGGCGCTGGCGGGCGAGATCGGCCGCTTCAAGAACGCCGAGGTCGTCTGGTGCCAGGAAGAGCCCAAGAACATGGGCGGCTGGTCCTTCGTCGAGCCCTATCTCGAATGGGTCCTGACGACGGCCGGCTCGAAGTCGAAGCGCGCCCGCTATGTCGGCCGCCCGGCTTCCGCCGCCACCGCGACGGGCCTCCTGTCGCGCCACAACGCCCAGCTCCAGGCCTTCCTGGACGAAGCCTTCGCATGACGGGCCGGCCCGCGCCGCGGGCCGGTTCTCCATCCGCTTTCAAGAGACGAGAGGCCCGCAAGGGACTGACATCATGGCCACCGAAATCCGCGTTCCGACGCTCGGCGAATCCGTTTCCGAGGCGACCGTCGCCAAGTGGTTCAAGAAGCCCGGCGAGGCGGTGAAGCAGGACGAGCCGCTGGTGGAGCTGGAGACCGACAAGGTCACGCTCGAGGTCAACGCGCCCGCCTCCGGCACGCTCGCTGAGATCATCGCCGATTCCGGCACGACGGTGGGCGTCGCCGCCCTGCTCGGCCAGATCACCGAAGGCGGCGCCGCCGCTGCTGCCCCGGCCAAGTCCGAGGCGCCCAAGGCTGCGGCCCCGGCCCCGGCCCCGGCTCCGGCGCCGGCCGCTGCCGCTCCGGCCAAGGCGGCGTCCGCCGACAATGGCCCGGCAGTCGCCCGCATCGCTGCCGAGACCGGCGTCAATCCGGCTGCCGTCGCCGGCACCGGCAAGGATGGCCGCGTGACCAAGGGCGACATGCTCGCCGCCGTCGCCACCGGCGTGAGCGCCCCGGCGCCCGCCCCGGTCGTCGCCGCCCCGCGCCCGGCCTCCCAGCCGGTGGATGCGGCGCGCGAGGAGCGCGTGCGCATGACCAAGCTGCGCCAGACCATCGCCCGCCGCCTCAAGGAGGCGCAGAACACCGCCGCCATGCTGACGACCTTCAACGAGGTCGACATGACCGCGGTCATGACGCTGCGCAACCAGTACAAGGACATCTTCGAGAAGAAGCACGGCGTGAAGCTCGGCTTCATGGGCTTCTTCGTGCGGGCCTGCGTCCAGGCGCTGAAGGACATCCCGGCGGTCAATGCCGAGATCGACGGCACCGACCTCATCTACAAGAACTTCTGCCATGTCGGCGTCGCCGTCGGCACGGACAAGGGCCTCGTCGTGCCGGTGGTGCGTGACGCGGACCGCATGGGCATCGCCGAGATCGAGAAGACCATCGCCGATTTCGGCAAGCGCGCCCGCGACGGCAAGCTCTCCATCGAGGAGATGCAGGGCGGCACCTTCACCATCTCGAACGGTGGCGTCTACGGCTCGCTGATGTCGACGCCGATCCTCAACGCGCCGCAGTCTGGCATCCTCGGCATGCACAAGATCCAGGACCGCCCGATGGTCATCGGCGGCAAGATCGAGATCCGCCCGATGATGTATCTGGCGCTCTCCTACGACCACCGGATCGTCGACGGCAAGGAAGCCGTGACCTTCCTGGTGCGCGTCAAGGAGAGCCTCGAGGATCCGGCCCGCCTGGTCATGGACCTCTGAGGTCCGTGACGCTCTGAGGCTATTCGGGCCGCCGGTCGCCGGCGGCCGCCGCGGCGGGAGAAGCGCATGTCGAAGGGCGTCGTCATCGTCACCGGCTCGAGCCGCGGCATCGGGCGCGCCTGCGCCCTGCTCGCCGCCGAGCGCGGCTACGACGTGGTGGTCAACTACACCGCCAATGCAGCCGCCGCGCAGGAGGTCGTCGCCGGGATCAATGCCCGCGGCGCCCAGGCCATCGCGGTGAAGGGCGACATCGCCGAGGAGGCCGACATTCTCGGCCTCTTCGCCGCCGCCGACCGCCTTGGCCCCCTCGTCGGCCTCATCAACAATGCCGGCGTGGTCTCGCTCTCCGGCCGCGTCGAGACCTACACGGCCGACCGCCTCCACCGCCTTCTCAACATCAACGTGGTCGGCACCATCCTGTGCTCGCGCGAGGCGGTGAAGCGCATGTCGACCAAGCATGGCGGCAAGGGCGGCGCGATCGTGAACATCTCGTCGGTCGCCGCCGTGCTCGGCAGCCCCAACGAATATGTCGACTATGCCGCCTCCAAGGGCGCGGTAGACAGCTTCACCGTCGGGCTGGCCAAGGAGGTCGCGACCGAGGGCATCCGCGTCAACGCGGTGCGCCCCGGCATGATCACCACCGACATTCACGAGGCGAGCGGCGATCCCGGCCGCGTCGAGCGCATCCGTCCCACCATCCCGATGCAGCGGATCGGCGAGCCGCACGAGATCGCGACCGCCGCGCTCTGGCTCCTCTCGGAGGAAGCCTCCTACTGCACCGGTACCTTCATCACCATATCAGGCGGGCGCTGACGCGCCGGCCCCTCCCCCTCGGAGACTGACATGTCCTACGATCTCATCGTCATCGGCACCGGCCCTGGCGGCTATGTCTGCGCCATCCGCGCCGCCCAGCTCGGCCTCAAGGTGGCCGTGGTCGAGAAGCGCAAGACCCATGGCGGGACCTGCCTGAACGTCGGCTGCATCCCCTCCAAGGCGCTGCTGCACGCCTCCGAGCTGTTCGACGAGGCGGGCCATGGCTTCAAGGCGCTCGGCATCGACGTGCCGGCGCCGAAGCTCAACCTCAAGCAGATGATGGTGCACAAGCAGGAGACCATCGACGCCAATGTCGGCGGCGTCGCCTTCCTGCTGAAGAAGCACAAGGTCGATCAGCATTTCGGCACCGGAACGATCACCGCGCCGGGCAAGGTCTTGGTCGCGGCCGATGACGGCAAGGTCACGGAGATCGAGGGCAAGTCCATCGTCATCGCCACCGGCTCGGACGTCGCCCAGCTGCCGGGCGTCGCCATCGACGAGAAGCAGATCGTCTCCTCCACCGGCGCGCTCGAGCTCGCCAAGGTGCCGTCCAAGCTCGTGGTGATCGGCGCCGGCGTCATCGGCCTCGAGCTCGGCTCGGTCTGGCGCCGCCTCGGCGCCGAGGTCCATGTCATCGAGTATCTCGACCGCATCCTCCCGGGCATGGATGCCGAGGTCGCCAAGCAGTTCCACCGCATCCTCGGCAAGCAGGGCTTCACCTTCCAGCTCGGCTCCAAGGTGACCGGCGCCAAGGCCTCGAAGAAGGGCGTCAGCCTGACCGTCGAGCCGGCGGCTGGCGGCGCGGCTGAGACGATCGAGGCCGAGGTGGTGCTGGTCGCCATCGGCCGCCGCCCCTACACGGACGGGCTCGGCCTCGAGGCGGTCGGCGTCGCCACCGAGCGTGGCCGTGTGATCATCGACGACCACTTCAAGACCAACGTGCCCGGCATCTATGCCATCGGTGACGTGGTGCGCGGTCCGATGCTCGCCCACAAGGCGGAGGATGAGGGCGTCGCCGTTGCCGAGATCATCGCCGGCAAGGCCGGCCACGTGAACTACAACTGCATTCCCGGCGTGGTCTACACCTATCCGGAGGTCGCGACGGTCGGGAAGAGCGAAGAGGACCTCAAGGCCGCCGGCATCGCCTACAATGTCGGCAAGTTCCCCTTCACCGCCAATGGCCGCGCCCGCGCCAATCGCGCCACGGACGGCTTCGTGAAGGTGCTGGCGGATGCCGCCACCGACAAGGTGCTCGGCGTCCATATCGTCGGCGCCGGCGCTGGCGAGATGATCCACGAGGCCGTGGTGCTCATGGAATTCGGCGGTTCGTCCGAGGACCTCGCCCGCTCCACCCACGCCCATCCGACCATGTCGGAGGCGGTGAAGGAGGCGGCCCTCGCCGTCGACAAGCGCGCCATCCACATGTGAGGCCGAGGGCGCACCCGCCCTCCCCTGCCCTGCCTTCGAACCCCGGCCTCGTGCCGGGGTTTTTCATTGGTGTCACCGCGGGGCGTGAACCGTTTCCGTTGTCACAGCGACCCATGGACATGGAAAGCGACCGCAGGCCGCGGCGCTCCACCACCAGGAGGAAATCACCATGTCCATCACCTTCCGCAAGCTTGCCGCCGCTGGCGGCCTCGCCCTCGCCCTCTCCGGCGCCTTCACCGGCTTCGCCCAGGCCCAGTCCGCCGGTGGCGGCGGCGGTGGCAGCGGTGGCGGCGGTGGCGCCGGCGGTATCGCCGAGGCTGTCATCACCCATGCGATCGCTGTGCCGAACCCGACGCCGCCGCGCCGCGGCCGGGGCGGTGCGGGCGAAGCGGGCGCGCCCGGCGCCTGCCAGTACTCGGCTCTCTACGGCATGGTGGTCTGCGACCGTCGCCGCTGAGCCGATCGCCACTCCCACCCAACGCAAGACCGGCGGAGCCCCAGGGCTCCGCCGGTTTTCGTGTGTTCGGCCTGCAAGGAAGGCGAACGCGGCTCAGTCGGTGGTGACCTTGCCCGGCTTGCCCGGCGCGACGGTCGCCTGGCGCGGAGCGGCCCCCGGTTCCGTCGCCGGCGGAGCCTCGGCCGTGGCGCCCGGGACCACCGGAGCGTCGGGGGCCGGCGTGACCGGCGGCGCTGCCACCATCGGAGCCGAGGAGGCGTCCGGGCGGACGGCCGCGTTCAGGGCGGGGACAGGATCGGCAAGGCCGGCGCCGAGCTGCGGATCGGCCGCCGCGCCGCGGCGCGCGGTCTCTCGGAGGATCTGGCGCAGCTGCGCCGGGTCGATGTCGGGCTGGCGCTCAATGAGCAGCGCCGCGATGCCGCTCACATGGGCGGCGGCGACGGAGGTGCCCGACGACATCTGGTAGCCGCCGCGGGGCGCCGGCAGGATGATGTCGACGCCGGGGGCGGCGACCGTCACATGGCCGCCGCGGGACGCCGCCTGGAAGAGCTGGCCCGCCTGGTCGGTGGCCGTGACGGCGATGACGTCCGGGTCGGCGGCGGGATAGGAGATCGGCGCGCCGGGGCCCTCGTTGCCCATGGCCGCGACCATGGCGATGCGGCGCGAGGCCGCCACCTGGATGGCGCGGGTCATCATCGGATCGCGCGGGCCGGCAAAGCTCATGTTGATGACGCGGGCACCCTCGCGGATCGACCAGTCCATGGCCTTGAGGATGTGGAAGCTGGTGCCCGAGGCCCCCGTGCTCTGGCCGGGGGCGAAGGCGCGCGCGGCAAAGATGTTGGCGCCCGGCGAGATGCCGGTGAGCTGGGCATGGGCGACGATGGCGCCCGCCATGCCGGTGCCGTGCTCATGCGACTGGAAGGGGCCACCCACCGCATCGAAGGTCTTGGCGATCCGGCCGGTCATTTCGGGATGCGTCGCCTCGACGCCGGAATCGATCACCGCGATCGGCACCTGCGCGCCGCGGGAGAGGAGATGAGCCTCGGGCAGGCGGAGCTGCTCGACGACATATTGCAGGCTGGCGCCGCCGCCCTGGGTGGTGGAGGCGCTCTGCAGGCGGAAGACATAGTTCGGCCGCTCGAACAGATAGTTCGGCTGCACATAGCCGACGCCGCGCACGGCGGACATGGCGCGGACCGCCGCCGGCACGGTGGTCCGGTTGGGAATGCGATAGCGATGGACCGTGGCGCCGACGAGGTCGAAGCGCTCCTCGGCGATCAGCGTCAGGTTGAAGCGACGTACGACATTGCGCAGCGTCGGCGCCGGAGCATTGGGCGCGAGGACGAAGAGCACCTCGTCGGGCAGGTAGCGGCGCTCGTTGGGATCGGGAAGGCCCGGAACGTCGCGCGGCTCGGGCGCGGCGCGGGCGGCGGAAATGAGGGCCGGCGCGCCGAAGACGGCCGCGGCGCCTGCGGCAGCCGGACCAAATCCCGGACCGCGCGGCGGCAGGCCTCCGCCCCCGGGGGGCGGGCCGACGGGCGGCAGGCGACCGCCGCCGCCGGGCGGCAGGACGATCACCGGAGGCGGCAGGCCGACGACGACGGGCGGGCGTGCTCCCGGCGGGCGGCCATCGGGTGGGCGATTGCCGGGGGGACGGGTGCCCGGGGGGCGCGTGGCGGGGGGACGGGTCGCCGCCGAGCTGCCACCGGGACGCTGGGCGCCCGGACGAACCGTGCCGGCATCATCGCCATAACGGCCTGGCGACGCCACGCGGCCCGGGCGTTGGCCACGGACGGGACCATCGACGAAACGGCCGCCACGTCCGCCATCGATGACGCGGCCACCCTCGATGACGCGACCGCCACGCGGCATGGCCATGCCGGGGACGCGGCCGCCGGGAATGCGCTGGATGGCGGGAGCGCCGCCCGCGGGGAGGCCGATGCGGGGACCACGGCTGCGCAGGCCCCCACCGCCGATGCCGATGCCACCGATGGAGATGCCGAACTGCGCCTGGGCCGGCCGGCTGTCGGCCGCGACCAGCATGGTCGAGGCGGCGAGCACGGCGAGGAACCCGGCAAGGACGCCGCGGGTCGGGCGGAGCGGTCGATCGTCTGACGGCTGAGGCATGGCGCGATCCTGCCGGACGAATGCCGGCCCTTCAGCTCAAGGGTCGGCTTTGCGTGTTTCTGTTTGGCGACATCCCGGCGGATGCCGCGTCACGTCAGGTCGCCGGGCCAACGAAGCGGACGAGGGACGACTGGCGGCGCAGCTCGCCGACGATGCGATCGATCTCGGCCTGGGCCATGCCGGCCTCGCCGATGCGCACGCGGTAGAAGCCGCCGGGGCGCGGGCCCTCGACGATCGAGCCCTTCACCTGTTCCAGCAGCCGCTGCATGTCGGCGGCGGTCGCCGTGCCGGCAAAGCCGACGAGGAGATGGGTGCCATCGCCGCGGGGGGCGGTGGAGGTCGTGTGCGAGGCCGTCTGGTACTGGGCGGGGCCGCCCATGAAGGAGGAGCCGATGAGGCCGGCCTGGATGACCAGGGCGAGGGCCGCAGCGCCCGCCGCATAGGCAAGGGTGCGCGGCGAGAGCAGGGCGAGCTTCTCGCCGAGCCAGTCGGCAAAGCCGGCCTTGGCGCGGGCGGCGACGTGGGAGAGTTTCGCCGGCTCGGCCTCGACGCGGCGCATCAGCTCGTCGAGGACGCGGGGCGAGGGACGGGGGGCGGCTTCGGCGAGGGCGAAGCTCGCGTCCTGGTCCTCGCGGACGATCTCGAGCTCATCGCGGAGCGTCGGGTCGGCGGCAAGCGCCGCCTCGACACGGGCAGTGTCGGAGGCGTCGAGGGTTCCGGCCGCGTACCAGGGCAGCAGCTCGGAGACCGCACGGCGCTCGGCATTGTCATTGGGGCTGCGCGTCGTCATGGCCAACCTCGATCGACTCCGGCGCTCTGCATGAGCTCCTGGAGCCTCTTGCGCGCATAGAACATGCGCGTCTTGACGGTGTTCTCCGGGATCTGGACGATCTCGGCCACTTCGGAGATGGATTTCTCCTGGTAGTAGACGAGATCGACAATTTCCCGGTGCTCGGGCGAAAGCTGGTCGATGCAGCGGCGGATGGCCTTTGCCTTGTCCAGCTTCTGAGACACCGTCTCGGGTGTGTCCGCGTCGTCCGCGATGGCGGCGGCTTGCTCCTCGTCGAGCTCCGCTTCGGTCGTCTTCCTCAACGAGGACAACGCCTTGAAGCGGGCCATTCCAAGGATCCAGGTCGAGACGCTGGAGCGCCCCTCGAACCGGTCGGCCTGCCGCCACACGTCCAGGAAGACTTCGCCGATCAGATCCTCGGCCTGCACTTCGTCCCTGACGAACCGGAGAATGAACCGGAACACGCGGACATTGTGGCGGGCATAGAGGGTCCGAAAGGCGAGACGATCGCCTTTGGCAACCCGGAGGATGAGATCCTGGTCGCTGTCAGACTGCATCGTCACTCCCGAGCCGGTGGGCTCGCCCCATCAGTCGCGGCAGCCGGCGAAAAGGTTCATGGGGCATCGCGGAATCTGCAGCGTGGCGCGGTCGGCATGCCCGCGTAACATGACGAAACACGTCAGGAGGTCAACTGGCCTGCCGCGATGGCGGCTGCGCGCGCCCGCAGCGACCGCGATCAGGGTCAACGGGGAATGAGCGCCCAGTAGTCGAGATCGAGGATTACCGCGGGGTCGTAATCGTCCCCCGCCTTCAGCGGATAGTCGCCGCAGGGGCGGTCCTTGGTGGCGACGGTGCGGATGCGCAGGGCGCCGACATCGTCGCGGCCGGGAAGCTCCTCGACGGCGAGGATCTGCGACCAGGCGAAGACGGTGTTGCCGGCGAAAAGCGGGGCGACATGCCGCCCGCCATTGATCGCCGCGATGTGGAAGGCGTTGGCGAGGCCGTTGAAGGAGAGGGCGCGGGCGAGGGAGATGACGTGGCCGCCATAGATGAGGCGGCGGCCGAAACGGCCCTGGCCTTCCGTGAACTGGTTGAAATGGACCTTCGCCGTGTTCTGGTAGAGGCGCGTCGCCAGCATGTGCTCGGCCTCCTCCACGGTCATGCCGTCGACATGGTCGATGCACTCGCCGGCGACATAGTCGTTGAGGCGGTGGCGCTGGCCGGCGAGCACCGTGTCATAGGCCTCGGGGTCGATCACCGGGCAGGCATCGCCGAGCTGGTCGGGCTCCAGCGCCTTCGGCAGGGCCGGCACATGCTCCTCCGGCGCGGGCGCGGCCTCATCGCGCTTCCTCACCATGACCCAGCGCACATAGTCCAGCACGGTGTCGCCGTGCTGGTTGGTGCCGACCGAGCGGACATAGACGACGCCGGTCTTGCGGTTGGAGTTCTCCTTCAGGCCGATGACCTCGGAGACGGTGGAGAGCGTGTCGCCGGGATAGACGGGCGCGAGGAAACGGCAACCGGCATAGCCGAGATTGGCCACCGCGTTCAGCGACACATCCGGCACGGTCTTGCCGAAGACGACGTGGAAGACGAGGAGGTCGTCGAGGGGGCTCTTCGGATAGCCGATGGCGCGGGCGAAGGCGTCGGAGGACTGGACGGCGAAGCGGGTGCCGTAGAGCGCCGTGTAGAGCGCGGCATCGCCCGTCGTGACGGTGCGCGGGGTGGCGTGGACGAGCCTGTCGCCGAGGCGGAAATCCTCGAAGAAACGTCCGGGATTGGTCTTCGGCATGGGGCCCTCCTCGCGTCGCTCATCTATGCCGTGCTGCGCTGCGAAGTCCAACCGGACGAAGGAAGGGGGCGGGGGAAGTTCAGGACCTTGGGCGTTCCTTGATCGCCCCCCTCACCCTTCCCTCTTCCCGCCGGGGAGAGGGGGCAACAGCGTCGCGTCCCGCTCGGCATCCTCTCCGCTTGGCATGACGGTGGAGTTCGGTCGCGACGTCGAAGTCCCCCTCTCCCCGCCTGCGGGGAGAGGGAAGGGTGAGGGGCCGATGAGCTCCACCGGTTCACAAGGCCCGCCGCATCGGGTATCGAACCCCACCACCCCGCATCGTCCGCACCAAGGCGCCCATGGCCCCCACTCCCGTACCCGGCCGACCCAAGCTGGTCCTCGCCTCGGCCTCGCCGCGCCGCCTCGCCCTGCTGCAGCAGGCGGGGATCGAGCCGGACACGCTGGTGCCGGCGGAGATCGACGAGACGCCCTTCCCGCGCGAGAGCCCGCGGAAGCTCGCCCTGCGCCTCGCGCGCGAGAAGGCCGCCGAGGCCGCCCGCCGCCTGCGCGATGATCCGGACTGGTCGGGCTCCGTCATCATCTCCGCCGATACGGTGGTCTGCGTCGGCCGCCGCATCCTGCCCAAGGCCGAGACGGTGGAGGAGGCCGCCGCCTGCATCCGCCTGCTCTCGGGCCGCGCGCACCGCGTCTATACGGGCCTCTGCCGCGTCGACCAGGCCGGCCGCGTCAGCACCAAGCTGGTCGAGACCCGCGTGCGCTTCAAGCGCCTCTCGGGCGCCGAGATCGACGCCTATCTCGGTTCGGGCGAATGGCGCGGCAAGGCCGGCGGCTATGCCATCCAGGGCATTGCCGGCGCCTTCGTCCTGTCGCTCGTCGGCTCCTACACCAATGTCGTCGGCCTGCCGCTCGCCGAGGCCGTCGGCCTCATCGGCGCGACGGGCTATCCGGTGACCCTCGGCTGGATCGCCAAGGGTTGACCCTTTTCGCAGAAGCCGACGGGCCCCATCTTCGCTGCCATGAATCCTGTCAACGACAACGACCGACCGCTCGACCCGCCCAAGGCCTGCAGCATCTGCGGCAAGCCGGCGACCGTGCGCTACAAGCCCTTCTGTTCGAAGCGCTGCGCCGATATCGACCTCAACCGCTGGTTCAGCGGCACCTATGCCATCCCCGTCGCCGAGGACCCTGACGAGGATGGCGAGGACGCTGACCGCCGCTGACCGGCGTCAGATCATCTCCAGCGAGCGCTTGCGGGCGGGCGGCGGGAAGGCGCGGTCGATCTCGGCCATGTCCTGGTCGGTGAGGGTCAGATCGACCGCCGGCCGGTTCTCGGAGATGTGCTCGGGGCTCGCCATCTGCGGAATGGCGATCACCCCGCCCCGCCGCAGCGTGAAGGCGAGGGCCACCTGCGCGGCGGTCGCGCCGGGATGGCGGGCGGCGATGGCCGCGAGCACGGGGTCGCGCGTCAGGCGCCCCTGTTCCACCGGCGAATAGGCCATGACCGGAATGCCGCGCTGGGCCTGCCAGGGGAGGAGGTCGAACTCGATGCCGCGCCGCAGGCAGTTGTAGAGCACCTGGTTCACGGCCACCGCGGCGCCGCCCTCGTCCAGCAGCTCCTCCATGTCGTCGCGGTCGAAGTTGGAGACGCCCCAGGCGCGGATCTTGCCGGTCTCGCGCAGCCGCTCGAAGGCCGCGACCGTCTCGGCGAGCGGGATCGAACCGCGCCAGTGGAGGAGATAGAGGTCCAGCCGGTCGGTCCCGAGGCGGCGCAGCGAGCGCTCGCAGGCCTCGATGGCGCTGCGCCGGCCGGCATTGTGCGGATAGACCTTGGAGGCGAGATAGGCCTCGTCGCGGCGGCCGGCGATGGCCTCGCCGATGAGCTCCTCGGCGGCGCCGTCGCCATACATCTCGGCCGTGTCGATGAGGGTCAGGCCGGCATCGAGGCCCGCCCGCAGCGCCGCCATGGCTGAGGCGCGCCGCGCCGGGCGGTCGGCGATGGTCCAGGTGCCCTGTCCGAGCACGGGGACGGCGGTGCCGTCCGGCAGGCGGATGGTTGGAACGGTTCCCATGACCGGCTCCCTCGCCGGACAGGCTCCGGCTATTGCTGCTTCGGGATGTTGGCGTCGGCCACGACCTTAGACCATTTCGCCGTCTCGGCCTTCAGGAAGGCGCCGAATTCCCGCGGCGTCTGCGGAGCGGGCTGGGCGCCGAAGCGCTCGAACTTTTCCTTCGTCTCCGCCTCCTTCAGCGCCCGCGTCATGGCGGCGTTGATGGCGGTGACGACATCGGCCGGCGTGCCTTTGGGCGCGACGATGCCGGACCAGGAATAGGCCTCGTAGCCGGGAAGGCCCGCCTCGCCCATGGTCGGGATGTCCGGCAGCAGCGACAGCCGCGCCGGGCTGATGCCCAGCGCCTTGACGGTCTTGGACTGCACCTGCGGGACCGCCGTTGGCCCATCGGCGAACATCAGCTGCACGTGGTTGCCGAGGAGGCTGTTCATGGCCGGCGCGCTGCCGCGATGGGCGACATGCAGGAGGTCCGTGCCGGTCATGCTCTTGAACAGCTCGCCGGCAAGGTGCGTGCCGCCGCCAACGCCGGCCGAGCCATAGGCGAGCTTGCCCGGATTGGCCTTCGCATAGGCCGCGAGCTCGCCCACCGTCGAGACCGGCAGCGAGGGATGGGCGCAGACGATGATGGGGAAGATGCCGGCGCCGCTCACCGGCACGAACTCGGTGAGGAAGTCATAGGGCAGGCTGGCCTTGAGGCTCGGATGCACGGTGTGGTGGATGGCGCAGACAAGGAGCGTATGCCCGTCCGGATCGGCGCGCTGGACGGCCTGGGCGCCGATCACCGCATCGGCGCCCGGACGGTTCTCGATGATGACCGCCTGGTTCCAGTATTCGGAGATTTTCTGGCCGATCTGCCGGGCCGTGAGATCGACCGGCCCACCCGGCGGGAAGGGCACGAGCAGCGTCACGCGCTTGGAGGGAAAGGCCTGGGCCCGCGCCGGCAGGATCGAGGCCGCGGCGACGCCGCCCATGGCGGCGAGGACGGAACGGCGGCTGGTGGCGGACATGGCATTTCCCCGGATCATTGTTTCCGGGAATGAAACGCCATTTCACGAACCGCCACAACCCGGCCGGTCGGCGGGGGCGAGCCCTCCCCCGCCGCAGGCCATGCGTCAGTCGACCTTGGCGCCGGCGGCGCGGACCACTTCGGCCCAGCGCGGGATCTCGCGGGCCATGCGCGCCTGCAGGACCTCGGGGCCCTTCATGGTGGCGAGCGCGCCGAGCTCCTCGAAGCGCTTCACGAAGGCCGGGTCCTGGCCGACCTTGATATGGGCGGCGACGAGCCGCTCGACGATTGGGGCGGGCACGCCCTTCGGCGCGATCATGCCCGACCAGGAGGTGACGTCGAAGTCGGGCACGCCGCCCTCGATCATCGTCGGCACATCGGGCAGGCCCGGCCAGCGCTTGGCGGTGGAGACGGCGATCGGCTTGATCGCCTTGCCCTGGATCTGGCCGATGATGGTCGGCAGGTTGTCGAACATGAAGTCGATGCGGCCGGCAATGAGGTCCTGCACCGCGACCGAGCCGGTGCGGTAGGGCACGTGGAGCGGCTGCATGCCGACGCGGCGGGAGAGGAACTCGGTCGACAGATGCGCCGTGGTGCCAAGGCCCGGCGTGCCGTAGGAGGCCTTGCCCTCGCCCTTGGCCTTCACCCAGGCGATGAACTCCTGCACCGTGTTGGCGGGGTTCTGGAGGTTCACGACGAGGACGTTGGGAATCTCGTAGATGTCAGCGAGATAGGTGAAATCGGTCAGCGGATTGAAGGGCAGCGTGCGGTACAGCTCGATATGGGCGGAGAGCGGACCGATGGTGGAGACGCCGATCGTGTAGCCATCCGGGTCCGCCTTGGCGATGGCGTTGACGCCGACATTGCCGGCCGAGCCCGGCCGGTTCTCGATGACGACCGTCTGGCCGAGCTCCTTGCCGAGATGCTCGCCGATGACGCGCGAGAGCACGTCGGTGGAGCCGCCCGGCGGGAAGGGCACGATCATGCGGATGGGGCGGTTCGGCCAGGCGCCCTGGGCATGGGCGCCATGGATGGCGGGCGTCGCCAGCGCACCGGCAAGGCCGGCCAGGACCGTACGGCGGTCGATGGTCATGGGATTTCCTCTGTTCTGCTGTGTTTTGGCGCCGTCGGCGACGCGATCGTTGCGCAAGGTAGACGCTGCGCGCAAAGCCCTGCAAGCACGACGCCTGCGTGATCCTGCCTCACGCCAATGTGGATGGCCCTGTCTTCCGACAGCCCTTATGTCAGGCGCCTTCCGAGGGCCGGCCGCCCTGCTCGCCGCCCTCCCCGCAACCTGTCCATGGTGCCATGACGACCGCCTCCCCACCGGCCACCGGACCCTATCCGGGGCTGGGCTTCCGCTCTTTCGTCGCGATGATCGCCGCGCTC encodes:
- a CDS encoding Maf-like protein, which produces MAPTPVPGRPKLVLASASPRRLALLQQAGIEPDTLVPAEIDETPFPRESPRKLALRLAREKAAEAARRLRDDPDWSGSVIISADTVVCVGRRILPKAETVEEAAACIRLLSGRAHRVYTGLCRVDQAGRVSTKLVETRVRFKRLSGAEIDAYLGSGEWRGKAGGYAIQGIAGAFVLSLVGSYTNVVGLPLAEAVGLIGATGYPVTLGWIAKG
- a CDS encoding aldo/keto reductase; the protein is MGTVPTIRLPDGTAVPVLGQGTWTIADRPARRASAMAALRAGLDAGLTLIDTAEMYGDGAAEELIGEAIAGRRDEAYLASKVYPHNAGRRSAIEACERSLRRLGTDRLDLYLLHWRGSIPLAETVAAFERLRETGKIRAWGVSNFDRDDMEELLDEGGAAVAVNQVLYNCLRRGIEFDLLPWQAQRGIPVMAYSPVEQGRLTRDPVLAAIAARHPGATAAQVALAFTLRRGGVIAIPQMASPEHISENRPAVDLTLTDQDMAEIDRAFPPPARKRSLEMI
- a CDS encoding Bug family tripartite tricarboxylate transporter substrate binding protein — protein: MSATSRRSVLAAMGGVAAASILPARAQAFPSKRVTLLVPFPPGGPVDLTARQIGQKISEYWNQAVIIENRPGADAVIGAQAVQRADPDGHTLLVCAIHHTVHPSLKASLPYDFLTEFVPVSGAGIFPIIVCAHPSLPVSTVGELAAYAKANPGKLAYGSAGVGGGTHLAGELFKSMTGTDLLHVAHRGSAPAMNSLLGNHVQLMFADGPTAVPQVQSKTVKALGISPARLSLLPDIPTMGEAGLPGYEAYSWSGIVAPKGTPADVVTAINAAMTRALKEAETKEKFERFGAQPAPQTPREFGAFLKAETAKWSKVVADANIPKQQ
- the yacG gene encoding DNA gyrase inhibitor YacG, giving the protein MNPVNDNDRPLDPPKACSICGKPATVRYKPFCSKRCADIDLNRWFSGTYAIPVAEDPDEDGEDADRR
- a CDS encoding Bug family tripartite tricarboxylate transporter substrate binding protein — protein: MTIDRRTVLAGLAGALATPAIHGAHAQGAWPNRPIRMIVPFPPGGSTDVLSRVIGEHLGKELGQTVVIENRPGSAGNVGVNAIAKADPDGYTIGVSTIGPLSAHIELYRTLPFNPLTDFTYLADIYEIPNVLVVNLQNPANTVQEFIAWVKAKGEGKASYGTPGLGTTAHLSTEFLSRRVGMQPLHVPYRTGSVAVQDLIAGRIDFMFDNLPTIIGQIQGKAIKPIAVSTAKRWPGLPDVPTMIEGGVPDFDVTSWSGMIAPKGVPAPIVERLVAAHIKVGQDPAFVKRFEELGALATMKGPEVLQARMAREIPRWAEVVRAAGAKVD
- a CDS encoding MaoC family dehydratase; translated protein: MPKTNPGRFFEDFRLGDRLVHATPRTVTTGDAALYTALYGTRFAVQSSDAFARAIGYPKSPLDDLLVFHVVFGKTVPDVSLNAVANLGYAGCRFLAPVYPGDTLSTVSEVIGLKENSNRKTGVVYVRSVGTNQHGDTVLDYVRWVMVRKRDEAAPAPEEHVPALPKALEPDQLGDACPVIDPEAYDTVLAGQRHRLNDYVAGECIDHVDGMTVEEAEHMLATRLYQNTAKVHFNQFTEGQGRFGRRLIYGGHVISLARALSFNGLANAFHIAAINGGRHVAPLFAGNTVFAWSQILAVEELPGRDDVGALRIRTVATKDRPCGDYPLKAGDDYDPAVILDLDYWALIPR